In Pseudomonas sp. P5_109, the genomic window GCGTCGACAACAATAATGTTTTTCCAGGGGAAGTCTGCAACGTGACGGAATTTGATATCGGCGAGTTTTTTATCCGGGGCGAAGCCAGAGAAGTCGAAGGTGAATTCCAGGCCGTGATTGTCATGCGCGCCAAACCACCGCTCAAGACCGTAACCTATCACCAGGTCGAAAAAGATCGCTGGTTCAAGACCCCGGATGTCGCCGCCATTGCGGCTCAGGAATCGGCCAGGGAACTCAAGGCAGCGGTCGATGCGGGGGCATTGAAAGCCTGATCGTCGGTTTGGCGGTCTATGCTCATCGTTGCGCTTGAACATCGCGTTCGAACTTCGCTGGTGCGGCGCCCTCGAAGCCAGGGTACCGCGCTTCGCCCTCGACCCGACCGAGACCTGCAAGGAGATGAACATGGAATCACCGACACACGACTTGAAAGGCCTGTTCGACCAGCTCGGCCTGGACTCCAGCCAGAAAGCGATCGACGACTTCATTGCCAGCCATTCCCTGCCCGATGACAAGAAACTCATCGACGCCGAATTCTGGTCACCGCAACAGGCCGGCTTCCTCAAGGAACAATTGCGCGAAGACGCGGATTGGGCCCGAGTGGTCGACGACCTGAACCTGCGCATGCACCAAACGCACTGACAACCTCAATGCAGGCTGTCAGGCCTTTCGGCGTTCAATTGCGCCAACCAGGCAGCCTTGCACTCTTGCGCCTCTTCGCGACTGGAGAACGCCGTGCCCCGGCGCTCGCCATTGAGCAGCACCACCCAGCAGACCTTGCGCCCCATGGAGCGCAGATTGGCAGGCACTCCGCTGCCGATCATGACCGCGATATCAACTTTGCCTTGCATGCTGATCTCCCGAGCTTCATTAGCAACCTAATTAATAGGTATGTTAATTAGTTTTCCGTCGAGGAAACAGCCAAACCCTGCACAGATTCATTACAGGATTTGTAACAATCACCCGCCGGCCCGGGGTTTCTAGCGTGGCTTTTGCGGCTTGTAGCCCAGGCGCAAACCGCCCCAATGCCTGCCCTTGAGCATGATCGGCACCGAGAGATCGTGCATCAGCTCGCCGGTGTCGCGGGTATAGGTTTGCAGCAACACGGCCTTCTGATGGCTGCCACAGCGAATCCCGGTACGGTCAGCGAACTTGCGTTTGGTGCGGTTCTGCACGGCATCGATTTGTGCGTCCCCGGTCAGCGGTTGGCTGAACGCGTTGTTATGGGTCGGCACATAACCCTGCTGGGTGCAGGCGATGGCGAACACCAATCCTTCGTGGCGCGGTAACAACGGCTCCTGGATCGTTGGCAGAACCTGATCGGTGTAGCGGTCGAAACGCGTCTGGTACTTGGCCGGGCTGGTATGGGCAATAGTCTGGTAATGGCGGTCGAACAGATCGTCGAGACTGATTCGACCGGCATCGATATCCGCCTCGAAACGCGCAGCAATCTGACTCGCGCCTTCCCGGGCCAGGTCATAGATTCGCTGGTGATAGTCATCCAGCCCCACTTCGGCAAGACGCTCGCTGATGGTTTCGGCCTGCCCTTCCATTTGCACCGCCGCCTGGGCCAGGCGTTGAGTCTGCTGGTCGCTGACCGCCAGATCGCTGCGCATCTGTTCGATGGCGTGAAACAGGCTGTCGAGTTGCTCACGGTTGGTGTCGGCCCCTTGGGCGATTTCCCCGACCTGGGACTCGACACTGGCCGCCAGACGAGCAATGTTCTCCAGGTGCTGTCCCGTCCGTTCGACTTGTTCGACGCCAGTGTCGAGGTCGCTGGACAGTTGGCGGATCTGCTCCACCACCTGCGCCGTGCGTTGCCGGATATCGGCGACCATCTCGCCCACTTCTCCCGTCGCGGTCGCCGTACGTGCGGCGAGCCCGCGGACCTCGTCGGCCACCACTGCAAACCCGCGACCGTGCTCCCCCGCCCGCGCCGCTTCAATGGCTGCGTTCAACGCCAACAGGTTGGTCTGGCTGGCGATGGACTGAATCACCAGGGTCACGCGCTGGATATCATCGCTGCGCAGGCTCAAGGCTTCGATCAGTTCACGGCTGTTACTGGCGCGCTGGCTGAGCTGATGCATGCGCGCGATGGACTCGATCAGCTCCGTACGCCCGACCGCACCACTTTGATGAGCCTCGCTGGCGGCACTGAGCGCCTGGCGGCTGAGTGTCGAGGTGGCTTGTTCGGTGGTGATCATGACCTCGGCGTTGCTGACGATCTGTGCCGCCGCCGTGAGCTGCGATTGCAGCTTGTCCGCCAGTTGCCGAACCGAAAACGCCACACCGGCGGCTGACAGCGCGTTATGGCTGGTGGTGTAGGAAAGATCGCGAGTCAACTCGCCGATGGCGTCGGGGTTGTCGGGGGAAGCAGCCTCAGGGGTCGCGCGCGAACGCAGGCGAGGCAGCCAGATAATCAATACGGCCAGGGGCAGGCCAAGGTAGAGCGACCATTCACCCAGCGTCATGCCACATAACAACAGCATCAGGGCGATGCTTTGCAGCGTCGGTGCCAGCCAGCGGCTTTTCGGCAACAGCACTGGCGCAGGCACTGCCGCAACCAGAGACCCGTCTCTCGTCATCATCGTCACCCCGGAAAACTTCTAATTGTTGTCTTCGCATTAAACGCCACCATAAAGCCATTATCCATGAGCCTTTAGTCGCGAACGTTGCAACAGATCAATAGAAGAACCGGGGGGGGGAAATCGCAGACAGCACAAAACAAAGATCGCAGCTTGCGCCAGCGCCCTGCTTCAATTGCGCAGGGGGCTGGCGCAGGCTGCGATCTTTTCAGGGCCGCCCCGTTAAAAAGGGGCTGCCTCGCAGAATCAGGCCTGACGCTGGTGCTTGTCGATTTGCTCGTGACGCTCTTGAGCTTCGATGCAGTACTTGGTGGTCGGGCTGATCAGCAGGCGCTTGAGGCCAATCGCCTCGCCGCTGTCGTCGCACCAGCCGAAGCTGTCTTCCTTGATGCGCTCAAGGGCTTGTTCCAACTGAGGCAGCATGCGCTGATCGCGATCGATCGCGTTTACCAGCCAGGTGCGCTCTTCTTCGACCGAAGCCGCGTCTGCCGGATCGGCCGGGGTGTCCAGGCTTTCGATGGCGATGCGGTTCTGTTCGATGCGCTCATGGGTTTCGACTTTCATGTTCTGCAACAGCTCGGAGAAAAAAGCATGTTGCTCGGCATTCATGTAGTCATCCGCCGGCATGGCCAGCAACTTGTCCTTTGTCATTGATATCTCTATAAAAAAACGTGCATTAAGGCGAATAAGGGAGCGTTCCGGCAGACCTGGGCAGGCCATCGGAAAGGCGCCGTTTGTTCCAAGCGCCACCCGGCACTCAATTTACGAGGGGCGGCAGTCTAAGGCCGACTTGAGGCCTCAGCAACTGAAAAGACAGCGAATTTGTCCGACAAAGCCCTGAAAATGCTCTACGGCAGGCTTTGAGGCGGTAATCGGAGTGCGTTTATAGCAAGAAATTCAATCGAGCGGAGGTATATAGAAGACAAACGGCCTGCACCGGGCAATATTCACTGTCATTTGCAGGGCTGCGAACCTCAGCTAAGGTTGTCCCTCCCGAAATGGCCATATAAAGGAAAGGACCATGAAGCTGATCGGTATGCTGGACTCGCCCTATGTCAGGCGCGTCGCCATTTCTGCCAAATGCCTGGGAATCACCCTGGAACATCAATCGGTCTCGGTGTTCCGCCACTTCGAACAATTCCAGCTGATCAACCCGGTGGTCAAGGCGCCCACCCTGGTGCTGGAGGATGGTGAAGTGTTGATGGATTCGACACTGATCATCGATTACCTGCAAACCCTGGCCGACAACAGCCTGATGCCTGTCGAAGCGAGTCAGCGCCTGCGCGCGTTGCGCCTGGTTGGCCTGGCCTTGGCCGCCAGCGAAAAATCCGTGCAGCTTTACTACGAGCGCAACCTGCGGCCGGCGGAAATTCAATTCGAACCTTGGGTGCAGCGGGTCGAAGGACAGCTGGTGGCGGCCTATTCGGCGCTGGAACGGGAGCTGGAAAAACAGCCGCTGAAGACTGACGGCTCGATTGAGCAGGACGGCATCACCCTCGCCGTAGCCTGGAGCTTCACCAACCTGGTGGTGCCGGACCAGGTGAGTGCGGCGCAGTTTCCGCGAATCGCCGCATTCACTGCGTATGCCGAAGGACTTGAGGTGTTTTTGAGTACACCGATCGAATAGATAGATTCGCTTTGCCTGATCTAACGTCTTCGTCGGAATGCCGCCCGGAGCAAGCCCGCATATCCCTGTAGGAGCGAGCTTGCTCGCGATGGCTTCAGCAAAAACGCCGCTTCACCCAAGGGAAGAAGCGGCAGTTGAATCAATGCACAAACAACGCAATCAAAATAATGATCGGGATCGGCACGCCGAGAAAGAACAGCAGTAATGAACGCATGATGATTCTCCTGGGTTAGCGAACAGGAATCGTGGTGACGTAAGCGTCGGTTTCCAGATACACCACCGCATCCCGACGGCGACCGCCGAAGGTCGCGGCAAGGCTGGCGAAAAACGCACCGGCCAACAGCGCAACGAACATCCACAGCGTGGTCCACGCCGCCACTTTGGCGGCCGTGTCGGCAGCCTCTTGTGCGGCTTGCTTGGCATCGGCCACGGCTTTTTGGGTGCGGGCATACACCTCATCGACACGACGTTCGGCGTCGGCCTGAGTCAGGTTGGTCCGCTGCGCGACCAGTTGCGCCAGATAAGTCCGGTCTTCGCTGGCCAGTCCATTCATGCTCAGGGAACGTACAAAGATCCGGGTGACGGCACCCCGGGCCGCATCATCGCTGACGGCACCCGGACGATCATCACGGAACAGGCTGTCAACGAAGTAACCGTATTGATCGCTATTGGTATTGCCCGCCGCAGTGCCCACGGCTTGCGTCGCGGCACTCGCCGCTCCACCGACCATGTTCGCCCCGGCCTGCACGCCACCGCCCACCAGGCTGCTGACCGAGCCGGCGACCAGCGTGGCCGTCACCAGCGTCGCCACGCACCAGGCCAGAAAACCATGGGCCGTGTCGCGAAAGTAAACTTCATCGCCATGCATGTACGCCCACTTCACCCGCAGCCGCCCGGCGATGTAACCGCCAAGTCCGGAAGCGATGATCTGAGTAAAAGCCAGCCAGACAATGGTCGAGATCCCCAGGCCTTTGGCGCTCACGCCTTCATTGGCCCAGGGCGATACCGCCGAAAAACCCAGGCCGAAACCGAGCAACACCAGGATCAGCGACAACGCCGCCGCAGCAGCGGCACCCGCGAAAATCGCTCCCCAGGACACGCCGGACAGCGTGGTGGACTCGTCCATGGCAGGATAGAAACCATCAGAGGATCTATTCATTGTTTTATCGCTCCAGGCAGAAAGATGGTGTTACAACTCTTCAAGGAAGGAATTGCAGTCACCGTGCCAGTCGCGCACTTTAAATAAACCGTTGTGCTTCAATCACTTAGGAAGTTTGAACTTCCTGAACCCATGCATATTGCAACGAACAGGTTGCCCTGACGGGTTTTATGCATGGGTTATTTGCGCTTATAGCTCTTGTTGCCACCGGGGGTCAGGCAGTAAACGCCCCCTCTGGGGCCGGTACAAAACGAACCGGTGCCACAGGAGCAGCCTTGCGTGTCCTGGATAAACGCTTGTGGACGTGCCTGGGTCTGACCGCCGAACATGGCCGAGCAACTTTTTTTCGAGCCGCTGATGGAGCCGTCGTTACACAGGAACAGGTCGCCATCACATCGATCGATTCCACCCTTCTTGCCGGAGCAGGGTGTATTGCCAGCCCAGGCCGCTGAACTGAAAACACTGAGCAGCAACAGACAAATCGGCATCCAGCCATACCGGATCGATTTACGCACAATGCAGCCCCCCATCGAAGTTATGGCCCAATGATATCAACGTATCGAACAGCGACCCCAGCCAGATGAAAGTTAATTTATTAAGTCGCGGACAATTCTTGGCAAAATGCTTGCAACTTCGTATTGAACTGCTTATCAGGCCAGCCTTATGACCCGCATCTTGACCATCGAAGACGACGCCGTGACCGCCCGGGAAATTGTCGCCGAACTGAGTAACCACGGCCTCGACGTCGACTGGGTCGACAATGGCCGCGAAGGGCTGGAGCGTGCGGTCAGCGGCAACTATGACCTGATCACCCTCGATCGCATGTTGCCCGAGCTCGATGGCCTGGCGATTGTCACCACGCTGCGGACCATGGGCGTGGCCACGCCGATCCTGATGATCAGCGCACTGTCCGACGTCGATGAGCGCGTGCGCGGCTTGCGCGCCGGTGGTGACGACTACCTGACCAAACCCTTCGCCACCGATGAAATGGCCGCCCGGGTCGAAGTCCTGCTGCGCCGGCAGAACACCGTGACCGCCCAGGCCACCACGCTGCGGGTGGCGGACCTGGAGCTGAACCTGATCAGCCACGAAGCCAGCCGCGACGGTCAACTGCTGACGCTGTTGCCCACCGAGTACAAGCTGCTGGAATTCTTGATGCGCAACACCGGGCAAATCCTCTCGCGGATGATGATTTTCGAAGAGGTCTGGGGTTACCACTTCGACCCCGGCACCAACCTGATCGATGTCCACATCGGTCGTCTGCGCAAGAAGATCGACCCGCCTGGCAATGTCCCACTGATTCGGACCGTGCGAGGCTCGGGTTATGTCATTGCCGAACCCGTCTAAAGGCTGGCGCTCCTCCAGCAGCCGACTGCTGGCGCTCTACAGCTCGCTGTTCGTGATCTGGAGCGGGATTCTCATGGGGGTCATGTACTACGAGGTTTCCGCTTACCTGGACAACCTCGCCAAGCATTCGCTGATGCAGCGCCAGCACCTGTTTTCGCGCTTCTCCGGCGAGCAACTGGTGGACGCCCTCGCCGTCAGCATGACCTTCGACATCCGTGGCATCGACGCCTACGGCCTGTTCGATGCCCAACATCGCTACCTCAGCGGTGCCCTGCGCTACATTCCGGACGGCCTGCCGCTCGATGGCAAGATCCACATGCTGCGCGACTGCGATGCCTCCGACGACACCGACGACCAGACGCTGCCCGCCGACAGTTGCGACGCCGTGGCGACCCGCACCCTCGACGGCCGCTGGCTGGTGCTGGTGCGCGACAACGGTTCGCTGTTCGCCGTGACCCGGATCATTCTTCACGCCCTGTTCTGGGGAGTGACCCTGACCATCATTCCGGGCATCGTCGGCTGGTACTTGCTGCGACGCCGGCCGTTGCGGCGCATTCGCGGGATTCAGGCCAGTGCCGAAGCCATCGTCGCGGGTGACCTGAGCCGGCGGTTGCCACTGTCCAATCGGCGTGACGAACTGGACATGCTCGCCGCCATCGTCAACGCCATGCTCGAACGCATCGAGCGCCTGATGAACGAGGTCAAGGGCGTGTGCGACAACATCGCCCATGACCTGCGTACGCCCCTGACTCGTCTGCGCGCGCAGCTTTACCGCATGCAACAGCAAGCCGGCGAAGGCTCGCCGCAGGCCATGCAACTGGATCTGGTACTGGCCGAGGCCGATACGCTGATGGCGCGTTTCCGTGGTTTGCTGCGGATTTCCGAACTGGAAGACCGCCAGCGCCGCTCCGGTTTCGTGCAAGTGGACCCGGTGGCGTTGTTGCAGGAGCTGCATGAGTTCTATCTGCCCCTGGCCGAAGACGATGGGCTGGTGTTCCAACTGCACCTGCCCGCCTCCTTGCCACCCCTCAATGGCGACCGGGCACTGCTGTTCGAAGCCTTGGCGAACCTGCTGAGCAACTCGATCAAATTCACCCCGCCCGGTGGCGCGGTGATCTTGCGCGGGGTCAATGCCGGCGGGCACACGCGGATCGAAGTGCTCGACTCCGGCCCGGGCATTCCCGAGGCAGAACGCGAGGCGGTGTTCCAGCGCTTCTATCGCGCCGAGGCGGGCAATCAGAAAAGCGGCTTCGGGCTCGGACTGTCCATCGTCGCGGCGATTGTCAGCCTGCACGGTTTTACACTTGAGGTGGGCAGCAGCGAACTGGGTGGCGCGCGGCTGGTGCTCGATTGTCGGGAGAGCCTGATTCCTCAAGCCTGAAATTGAATCCCTGTAGGAGCGAGCCTGCTCGCGATGGACGTCAACGATAACGCGTGCAGTCTGATTCAACGCGTCGACCTTGCGTCCATCGCGAGCAGGCTCGCTCCTACAGGGGATTGGTGGTGATTTCCGCTGCGTGGATCAAGCCGGGTAATTGGCCCGCAGCGCCTCAAGCCCACCCTGATAGATGCCGGTAAACAACGCCTCCACTTCCTCGTTGCTCACACCCACCGGTTCAAACCGCCCGGACCAGGTCACCCGCGCGCCCTCGCCTTGCGCCTCGACCTTGATCGTCGCCAGATAATCAGTCGCCGGAAAGGGTGCCTGCAAAATCGAGTAGCTGTAGGTTTGACCCGCGTTGTCAAACACTTGCAAACGCTCGACCACCACCGCGCCATCGCTGGTTTCCAGTCGGCGCACGCGCCCGCCTTCGCTGAGTTCACTCTTGGGAATGAACGGCAGCCAGTCCGGCAGCGAGTTGAATCCGCCAATCAATTGCCAGACCTGATCGGCCGAGGCCGGGACTTCGATCGTTGCTGATGCAGTTGCCATGAAATGCTCTCTCTAATCAATAAGGTTCAGATGGCCAGGCTGTCGACCACACCGCCGTCGACCCGCAAGGCAGCGCCGGTGGTGGCCGAGGATAACGGCGAAGCAATGTAGGCCACCAGGTTGGCGACTTCCTCGACATCCGCCACGCGCTGGATGATCGACGTCGGCCGGGCCTTGCGCACGAATGCATCGGCTTCGTCCCGGGCGCTGCGCCCGGATTCAGCGGTGGCGTCCTTGAGCATCTCCTCAAGGCCATCGGTAAAGGTCGGGCCGGGCAAGATCGCATTGACCGTCACACCGGTGCCGGCCAGGCGTTTGGCCAATCCATGGGACACGGCCAGGTTGGCGCTTTTGGTCACGCCGTAGTTGATCATGTCCGCCGGCGTCGCCACGCCGGATTCCGAAGACAGGAAGATCACCCGCCCCCAGCCCTGCTTGACCATGTCCGGTGTGTAATGCCGCGACAGGCGCACGCCGGAGATCACGTTGACTTCGTAGAAGCGCGCCCATTCGCTGTCCGGGGCGTCGTAGAAATCCACCGTGTTGAAGATCCCGAGGTTGTTTACCAGGATGTCGGCCCGAGGTTCGGCGGCGA contains:
- a CDS encoding methyl-accepting chemotaxis protein, translated to MMTRDGSLVAAVPAPVLLPKSRWLAPTLQSIALMLLLCGMTLGEWSLYLGLPLAVLIIWLPRLRSRATPEAASPDNPDAIGELTRDLSYTTSHNALSAAGVAFSVRQLADKLQSQLTAAAQIVSNAEVMITTEQATSTLSRQALSAASEAHQSGAVGRTELIESIARMHQLSQRASNSRELIEALSLRSDDIQRVTLVIQSIASQTNLLALNAAIEAARAGEHGRGFAVVADEVRGLAARTATATGEVGEMVADIRQRTAQVVEQIRQLSSDLDTGVEQVERTGQHLENIARLAASVESQVGEIAQGADTNREQLDSLFHAIEQMRSDLAVSDQQTQRLAQAAVQMEGQAETISERLAEVGLDDYHQRIYDLAREGASQIAARFEADIDAGRISLDDLFDRHYQTIAHTSPAKYQTRFDRYTDQVLPTIQEPLLPRHEGLVFAIACTQQGYVPTHNNAFSQPLTGDAQIDAVQNRTKRKFADRTGIRCGSHQKAVLLQTYTRDTGELMHDLSVPIMLKGRHWGGLRLGYKPQKPR
- a CDS encoding sensor histidine kinase, which codes for MSLPNPSKGWRSSSSRLLALYSSLFVIWSGILMGVMYYEVSAYLDNLAKHSLMQRQHLFSRFSGEQLVDALAVSMTFDIRGIDAYGLFDAQHRYLSGALRYIPDGLPLDGKIHMLRDCDASDDTDDQTLPADSCDAVATRTLDGRWLVLVRDNGSLFAVTRIILHALFWGVTLTIIPGIVGWYLLRRRPLRRIRGIQASAEAIVAGDLSRRLPLSNRRDELDMLAAIVNAMLERIERLMNEVKGVCDNIAHDLRTPLTRLRAQLYRMQQQAGEGSPQAMQLDLVLAEADTLMARFRGLLRISELEDRQRRSGFVQVDPVALLQELHEFYLPLAEDDGLVFQLHLPASLPPLNGDRALLFEALANLLSNSIKFTPPGGAVILRGVNAGGHTRIEVLDSGPGIPEAEREAVFQRFYRAEAGNQKSGFGLGLSIVAAIVSLHGFTLEVGSSELGGARLVLDCRESLIPQA
- a CDS encoding SRPBCC family protein, with product MATASATIEVPASADQVWQLIGGFNSLPDWLPFIPKSELSEGGRVRRLETSDGAVVVERLQVFDNAGQTYSYSILQAPFPATDYLATIKVEAQGEGARVTWSGRFEPVGVSNEEVEALFTGIYQGGLEALRANYPA
- a CDS encoding SDR family NAD(P)-dependent oxidoreductase, coding for MKIDLSGKLAIVSGSTAGIGLGISQALAEAGATVVVIGRDTAKVEQALASIRQRVPAAQLRGVTADLGTAEGAEILFAAEPRADILVNNLGIFNTVDFYDAPDSEWARFYEVNVISGVRLSRHYTPDMVKQGWGRVIFLSSESGVATPADMINYGVTKSANLAVSHGLAKRLAGTGVTVNAILPGPTFTDGLEEMLKDATAESGRSARDEADAFVRKARPTSIIQRVADVEEVANLVAYIASPLSSATTGAALRVDGGVVDSLAI
- a CDS encoding glutathione S-transferase, yielding MKLIGMLDSPYVRRVAISAKCLGITLEHQSVSVFRHFEQFQLINPVVKAPTLVLEDGEVLMDSTLIIDYLQTLADNSLMPVEASQRLRALRLVGLALAASEKSVQLYYERNLRPAEIQFEPWVQRVEGQLVAAYSALERELEKQPLKTDGSIEQDGITLAVAWSFTNLVVPDQVSAAQFPRIAAFTAYAEGLEVFLSTPIE
- a CDS encoding TraR/DksA family transcriptional regulator → MTKDKLLAMPADDYMNAEQHAFFSELLQNMKVETHERIEQNRIAIESLDTPADPADAASVEEERTWLVNAIDRDQRMLPQLEQALERIKEDSFGWCDDSGEAIGLKRLLISPTTKYCIEAQERHEQIDKHQRQA
- a CDS encoding DUF2789 domain-containing protein, translating into MESPTHDLKGLFDQLGLDSSQKAIDDFIASHSLPDDKKLIDAEFWSPQQAGFLKEQLREDADWARVVDDLNLRMHQTH
- a CDS encoding response regulator transcription factor is translated as MTRILTIEDDAVTAREIVAELSNHGLDVDWVDNGREGLERAVSGNYDLITLDRMLPELDGLAIVTTLRTMGVATPILMISALSDVDERVRGLRAGGDDYLTKPFATDEMAARVEVLLRRQNTVTAQATTLRVADLELNLISHEASRDGQLLTLLPTEYKLLEFLMRNTGQILSRMMIFEEVWGYHFDPGTNLIDVHIGRLRKKIDPPGNVPLIRTVRGSGYVIAEPV